A single region of the Xiphias gladius isolate SHS-SW01 ecotype Sanya breed wild chromosome 17, ASM1685928v1, whole genome shotgun sequence genome encodes:
- the LOC120802585 gene encoding histone H2B 5 has translation MPDPAKSAPAPKKGSKKAVTKTQKKGDKKRRKSRKESYAIYVYKVLKQVHPDTGISSKAMGIMNSFVNDIFERIAGEASRLAHYNKRSTITSREIQTAVRLLLPGELAKHAVSEGTKAVTKYTSSK, from the coding sequence ATGCCTGATCCTGCAAAATCTGCCCCTGCGCCCAAGAAGGGCTCCAAAAAGGCCGTGACCAAAACCcagaaaaaaggagacaaaaagcGCCGCAAGAGTAGGAAAGAGAGCTATGCCATTTACGTATACAAGGTGCTGAAGCAAGTGCACCCAGACACGGGGATCTCCTCCAAGGCCATGGGCATCATGAACTCGTTCGTCAACGACATCTTCGAGCGTATAGCCGGGGAAGCGTCGCGGCTGGCGCACTACAACAAGCGCTCCACCATCACCTCCAGGGAGATCCAGACCGCCGTCCGCCTCCTGCTGCCCGGAGAGCTGGCCAAGCACGCCGTGTCCGAGGGTACCAAGGCCGTGACCAAGTACACCAGCTCCAAATAG